The following is a genomic window from Manihot esculenta cultivar AM560-2 chromosome 9, M.esculenta_v8, whole genome shotgun sequence.
cttttattAACAAGCACaaagttttttttatctattaaatattgcaagtttcaataataatttaattctttttatatacatattaattaatctattataccatttattttttttatataattaccttttatatataaataaaaaattatagatataaaattgagattaaaccgcttaaattaaattaaatcagtaCATCAATTACAACCATCTGATCAAATTACCGTTCAATCAGATGGGACTGTCTAGCTAAACAAGACTGATTAATCAGATAAAATTTATctcaaatcaattaattaaatcaaattatctGCTCGACCTAAATTAATCAATTAGATCGAACCaatcaattaaatcaatttatccaaaattaaaatttaatccaatttaatttataataaaattacaagaaatcataatatattatatgtaaACTAAATTGATTCTATACATTTCAGTATTACTCATATACATTAtatgtgaaatttaatttatgacttattttttttatgtcacattcataaattaaattatatgatatatataCTGTATAATATGGATGATTTATAATCACATGAAATGTAATCATAATATGGATAATTTAGTTGATACAgtataaattgattttaattcaaattcacttataatattaattgattttatttatatatattaaatattttatattatatttaattatttattatattttaaaaatgatataTATTCACATGTTTAATTTGGTTGTAAatgcatttaaataaatatgagagatatcatattttattttttcaatcttCTGtctcattttaaaagaaaataatatataatttattattagtcTCTGAAAAATGATATATAAccgtatatatttattattaaatacgtTTATTATTAAATACGTAGTAACActacatttaattaatttattgcaAGAAAGAAATACGAGACTCCACTAAAATCCAAGATTATCACCTTAGGGAAACAAGCTTTTCATTGCCATACCGAACGAGGGATTGACAAGACTAAAACCTCCATCAACCACTAAGTTGATCCCATCATCACTTCCCAAATACACTGCTGCCTCTGCTATATCTTCCTCTTCCAATACAGCCTCTTTCAAGTTAGCTGAAGCCGAAATCGCTTCCTGGATCTTCTTCTTATCCACTTCCATGACCCTCATAACTTTTCTTAGCGTTGGGGTTACAACTACAAATGGGGAGATACAATTAACCCTAATCCCATATTGCCCCAACTCCACGCACAGGTTCTTGGCTAAACCAAGCAATGCATATTTTGATGCCACATATGAATGATCACCACCCAAATTTATGACTGAAGCCACACTTGAATTAAAGAGAATACAGCCTTTCTTGGAAGGAATCATGACCCTGGCTGCATGTTTGGCTGCCAAGAAAGCTCCAAACACATTGACATCAAAACCCCTTTTGAAATCTTCATTTTCTGCCACTAAAATATTGGGAAGAGTGGGATCTAAATCTACGATGTCGCAAGTTCCCGCATTACTTAACATTATATCAAGACTTCCGAACTTGGAGACAGCAAAGTCTACAGCATTTTGGGTATCAGAATCGCAAGTTACATCGCAATGGACGTAAGAGATAGTTTCTTCTGAGCCAATTTCTTTGCAAACAGAGAGGCCAAGCTCATCTTGGACATCGGCAATGACGACCTTAGCTCCTTGTTTAACAAAAACCATTGCACTGCACTTGCCTATTCCACTGGCTCCACCGGTTATCATGGCTACCTTACCTTGAAGCCTGCAAGTAATTCAAGCaaaatataacaaatatatgtatatatttttttaaaaaaaagaagaatatgATCAACTAATAGAGAACAACTAAAATTGAAGTGTTTTAGTTACCTCTTGGTGGTTGAAGTTGCAGCGGAAATATTTGTGCTCATCATCTTGTTTTCCCTAAATTGCAGAGAAGCCAAATACTTTCCAGATTTATTTCTCCTAGAAATTTAAGCTTTGGGACCTCACTTGACAATTTCTGCATTAAGGTATGCTACTTATAATTGCGGTGAGGGCTCTAGcctttttttatttacaaaaaaataatttaagatataatttgaaaatttaaaaattcggaatttaattgataaatttttaaaatttagaaggtaattataattatttttaaaatttaatattttttattatttttttaaaattaaaaaataatttatattattattattatatattttttaatgttattaatagtttaaatatatcaatttattttaattcaattcgaattaatttatttttaaatatttttaaatccatcctaattattattttaatttaaaaaatacgcaattaataatataattgaaagtaaaaaaacataattaaaaaaaaagcatgttgaaagaaaaataattgtaactattttattatttttataatgttgttcgttataactatttaattgcAATGTTGAATATGCCTAACT
Proteins encoded in this region:
- the LOC110621936 gene encoding secoisolariciresinol dehydrogenase; its protein translation is MSTNISAATSTTKRLQGKVAMITGGASGIGKCSAMVFVKQGAKVVIADVQDELGLSVCKEIGSEETISYVHCDVTCDSDTQNAVDFAVSKFGSLDIMLSNAGTCDIVDLDPTLPNILVAENEDFKRGFDVNVFGAFLAAKHAARVMIPSKKGCILFNSSVASVINLGGDHSYVASKYALLGLAKNLCVELGQYGIRVNCISPFVVVTPTLRKVMRVMEVDKKKIQEAISASANLKEAVLEEEDIAEAAVYLGSDDGINLVVDGGFSLVNPSFGMAMKSLFP